The following proteins are co-located in the Solanum pennellii chromosome 1, SPENNV200 genome:
- the LOC107021485 gene encoding F-box/kelch-repeat protein At3g06240-like, whose translation MADEIMKMYPEDVMMYILTRIQVKSLLRLKCVSKTWFSLINSSTFIHFHLNRTTTTKDELILFKRSFREGPDEYRSIMSFLFDVDEQIDHTAIFPDLVVPYLTTTSSCMFHRLLGPCNGLIVLTDSGFVVLFNPTTRNYRLLEADTYICPFGFYQDNSGVGFGFDWIVNNYKIVSVSEIIGDPPFYDFHFRKWKVDVYDLIADSWRDVNNINQQMPKMHWYACSELYFKGAVHWIASDDAIFVVLCFDISTEIFRSILMPDGCDYFDGKCYGIVILHDFLTLVCYPDPGNDIQPGKESTDVWLLKEYGINKSWVKKYSFTAHPIESPLIIWRDHVLFLQTQSGVLISGDLHTQQVKEYNHLQGFPRSLRIAIYKESLTPIPKRSQLCQPTSNV comes from the coding sequence ATGGCGgatgaaattatgaaaatgtATCCGGAAGATGTAATGATGTATATACTTACAAGGATTCAAGTGAAATCTCTTTTACGACTCAAATGTGTCTCAAAGACATGGTTTTCTCTAATAAACTCATcaacttttattcattttcatcTCAATCGAACCACAACTACTAAAGATGAACTAATTCTATTCAAACGATCCTTCAGAGAAGGACCCGACGAATATCGAAGTATCATGTCTTTTCTATTTGATGTTGATGAACAAATTGATCATACGGCTATTTTTCCAGATCTAGTTGTACCATATCTCACCACAACTAGTTCTTGTATGTTTCATAGGCTATTAGGTCCTTGCAATGGTTTGATTGTTTTGACTGATTCGGGATTTGTGGTTCTATTTAACCCGACAACTAGAAATTATAGGCTACTTGAAGCAGACACATACATTTGTCCATTCGGTTTCTATCAGGACAATTCGGGGGTCGGGTTTGGTTTTGACTGGATTGTCAATAATTATAAGATTGTTAGTGTTTCTGAAATTATTGGTGATCCTCCTTTCTATGATTTTCATTTTAGAAAGTGGAAAGTGGATGTTTATGATTTGATTGCTGATTCTTGGAGAGATGTAAATAATATTAATCAACAGATGCCAAAGATGCATTGGTATGCTTGTTCCGAGTTGTATTTCAAGGGAGCCGTTCATTGGATTGCAAGTGACGATGCAATATTTGTAGTTCTTTGTTTTGACATCTCTACTGAGATTTTCCGCAGTATACTGATGCCTGATGGTTGTGATTACTTCGATGGCAAGTGTTACGGAATTGTAATCTTACATGACTTCCTAACATTGGTTTGTTATCCTGATCCTGGGAATGATATTCAGCCAGGAAAAGAATCAACAGACGTCTGGTTATTGAAAGAGTACGGTATAAATAAATCATGGGTTAAGAAATATTCATTTACAGCTCATCCAATTGAATCCCCATTAATAATTTGGAGGGATCATGTCTTGTTTCTTCAAACTCAATCTGGAGTTTTGATTTCGGGTGATCTTCATACTCAACAAGTGAAGGAATATAACCATTTACAAGGTTTTCCCAGAAGTTTGAGAATTGCAATTTACAAAGAGAGCTTGACACCAATTCCAAAACGAAGCCAGCTTTGTCAACCAACATCAAACGTATAA